Proteins encoded in a region of the Coregonus clupeaformis isolate EN_2021a unplaced genomic scaffold, ASM2061545v1 scaf0333, whole genome shotgun sequence genome:
- the LOC121556634 gene encoding stonustoxin subunit beta-like gives DLTLDPNTVNIKLSLSEENRKVTRSEEAQPYPDHPERFEDCEQVLCREGLTGRCYWEVEWSGRGAVIGVAYKIISRRGGGDDCVLGQNDMSWSLSCFNNHYTAWHNDNHTNIDVPSSSSHRVGVYLDWPAGTLSFYRVSSDTLTHLNTFHSTFTEPLYPGFGVWDDSSSMSLCHVVPVPNT, from the coding sequence gatctcacactggacccaaacacagtaaacataAAGCTCTCTCtttctgaggagaacagaaaggtgacacgtaGCGAAGAGGctcagccgtatcctgatcacccagagagatttgaggactgtgaacaggtgctgtgtagagagggtctgactggacgctgttactgggaggtagagtggagtgggagaggggctgttataggagtggcatataaaataatcagcaggagaggagggggtgatgacTGTGTGCTTGGACAGAATGACATGTCCTGGAGTCTGAGCTGCTTTAACAACCATTACACTGCCTGGCACAATGACAATCACACTaacatagacgtcccctcctccagctcccacagagttggagtgtatctggactggccagccggcactctgtccttctacagagtctcctctgacacactgacccacctgaacacattccactccacattcactgagcccctctatccagggtttggggtttgggaTGACTCCTCTTCAATGTCTCTGTGTCATGTGGTCCCTGTGCCAAACACATGA